Proteins encoded within one genomic window of Methanosarcina barkeri str. Wiesmoor:
- a CDS encoding type II toxin-antitoxin system HicA family toxin — MSGLPVISGMQAIEAFSKAGWLPHRQVGSHVVLRKEGSKITLTVPKHKELKPSLLRNLIKVSGLTVEEFETLLK; from the coding sequence ATGTCTGGACTTCCTGTAATTTCCGGAATGCAGGCAATTGAAGCTTTTTCTAAAGCTGGCTGGCTCCCTCACCGGCAGGTAGGAAGTCATGTTGTCCTGAGAAAAGAAGGCTCTAAAATTACGCTGACTGTTCCGAAGCACAAAGAACTGAAACCAAGTCTTTTGAGAAATTTGATAAAAGTTTCAGGACTGACAGTGGAAGAATTTGAAACTCTTTTGAAGTAA
- a CDS encoding type II toxin-antitoxin system HicB family antitoxin, with the protein MRFKIILEEDEEVGGFIASFPALTGCFSQGDTVEEAIENIKEAIQACLESLAEDELQECIGKSSCRVVDVVV; encoded by the coding sequence ATGCGGTTCAAAATTATCCTTGAGGAAGATGAAGAAGTGGGAGGATTTATTGCCAGTTTCCCGGCTTTAACAGGCTGTTTTTCGCAGGGAGACACGGTGGAAGAAGCTATTGAAAATATTAAAGAAGCGATTCAAGCTTGCTTGGAATCTCTGGCAGAAGACGAACTGCAGGAATGTATTGGGAAGTCCTCCTGCAGAGTAGTTGATGTGGTTGTTTAA
- a CDS encoding sensor histidine kinase, translating into MAKVVKKKEQINATVSPWIKKQCLELAKTPEFSSISDVVSLALSEFFGKYEYIKTKELKEHETRIPDLLEVLMKTKEGKEWLKSVYEIETTKINYSREKNCLLEQNIEGFIGLRVKENFVPIFIDGDLEGITGYDKEDFLSGKIKWVEIITPEDRLLACENLKKAMYESDISTEIEYRILRKDGETRWVLQIFQKLPADSRSQGCVQSLIRDITKRKATDLTLKKTYEARMKEIHHRTKNNLQVISSLLSLEADRSTDAKMLEAFRESQNRVTSMALIHEELYKGDEVNNLDFADYLQKLTNNLFHSYRLRNEEISLKLELEKIYLDMNTAIPLGIIVNELISNALKYAFPAQKGGKIHVSLHTTEKCEKIHKSVRNSGTEQNCRNKEKFQFILIVSDNGNGFPEEINHQNTDSLGLQIVNILVEQIEGYIELKRNNGTEFSIYFNKLV; encoded by the coding sequence ATGGCCAAAGTCGTAAAGAAAAAAGAACAAATTAACGCCACAGTATCTCCATGGATCAAAAAACAGTGCCTGGAACTAGCTAAAACTCCCGAATTTTCTAGCATTTCCGATGTAGTATCTCTAGCATTATCTGAATTTTTTGGAAAATACGAGTATATAAAGACTAAGGAATTAAAGGAACATGAGACTCGAATTCCTGATTTACTTGAAGTCCTCATGAAAACGAAAGAAGGTAAAGAATGGCTTAAATCTGTTTATGAGATCGAAACTACAAAAATCAATTATTCAAGAGAAAAAAATTGTCTTTTAGAACAAAATATTGAAGGTTTTATAGGACTCAGAGTAAAAGAAAACTTTGTACCAATATTCATAGATGGAGATCTAGAAGGCATCACAGGTTATGATAAAGAAGATTTTCTTTCCGGTAAAATTAAGTGGGTAGAAATAATTACACCCGAAGATCGTTTATTAGCTTGTGAAAACTTAAAAAAAGCTATGTATGAGTCAGATATCTCTACCGAAATAGAGTACAGAATATTAAGAAAGGACGGGGAAACAAGATGGGTTCTGCAAATTTTCCAGAAACTTCCAGCAGACTCCAGATCACAAGGATGTGTACAAAGTTTAATTCGCGATATTACAAAAAGAAAAGCTACAGATTTGACTCTTAAAAAAACGTATGAAGCTCGTATGAAAGAAATCCACCACAGGACCAAAAATAACTTGCAAGTAATCTCGTCTCTTCTCAGCCTCGAAGCTGACAGATCTACCGATGCAAAAATGCTTGAAGCATTCCGGGAAAGCCAGAATCGGGTTACCTCCATGGCTCTTATTCATGAAGAACTCTACAAAGGAGACGAAGTAAATAATCTTGACTTTGCAGATTATCTCCAAAAACTCACAAATAATCTTTTTCATTCATACAGATTAAGAAATGAGGAAATCAGCCTGAAGCTTGAACTTGAAAAGATATACCTGGACATGAATACCGCAATCCCACTCGGAATTATTGTCAATGAACTAATCTCAAATGCTCTGAAGTATGCTTTTCCAGCCCAAAAAGGTGGAAAAATCCATGTAAGTCTTCATACAACAGAAAAATGTGAAAAAATACATAAAAGTGTCAGAAACTCAGGAACAGAACAAAACTGTAGAAATAAAGAAAAATTTCAGTTTATTTTGATAGTATCCGATAATGGTAATGGATTTCCGGAGGAGATCAATCATCAGAATACTGATTCTCTCGGGCTCCAGATTGTGAACATTCTTGTTGAACAAATAGAAGGTTACATTGAACTTAAAAGGAATAACGGAACTGAATTCAGCATTTACTTTAACAAATTGGTATAG
- a CDS encoding ribbon-helix-helix domain-containing protein, giving the protein MKERFTISMDNDLARWLDILCDEKIFSSRSHGIEFCVKQIKKMNIEKVVLLHWGKTEVEPVFLSKKNAQILTKISEKLNLSPEDTLGILLYKELENISKNTGLEKNGNAGE; this is encoded by the coding sequence ATGAAAGAACGATTTACTATTTCGATGGACAATGATCTTGCACGATGGCTTGATATATTATGTGACGAAAAAATATTCAGCAGCCGAAGTCACGGGATTGAATTTTGTGTTAAACAAATAAAAAAAATGAATATCGAAAAAGTTGTACTTTTACACTGGGGTAAAACAGAGGTAGAACCTGTTTTTTTATCGAAAAAAAACGCTCAAATACTTACCAAAATATCTGAAAAATTAAACCTCAGTCCCGAAGATACGCTGGGTATTCTTTTGTATAAAGAGTTAGAGAATATAAGTAAAAATACAGGATTAGAAAAAAATGGCAATGCCGGTGAATAA
- a CDS encoding methyltransferase domain-containing protein: MMRIKKGDFVLDIDCGTGKQALNVAGIIGLAGKFTGIDPSSYRIELARKKFDGDPPSMSIFW; encoded by the coding sequence ATGATGAGAATTAAGAAAGGGGATTTCGTGCTTGACATTGACTGCGGAACCGGGAAGCAGGCTCTGAATGTCGCTGGAATTATTGGGCTAGCTGGCAAGTTCACGGGAATCGATCCTTCTTCATATCGCATTGAGCTTGCACGAAAAAAGTTTGACGGAGATCCTCCGTCAATGTCTATTTTCTGGTAG
- a CDS encoding class I SAM-dependent methyltransferase, which translates to MHISAPHSTGCSSFHWVDDKKIALNEIYRVLRPGGTVGMTTLDRNSPNTMKALVDPILAKYGIEKRHEWHRGI; encoded by the coding sequence ATGCATATTTCTGCTCCTCATTCCACTGGATGCTCCTCATTCCACTGGGTTGATGATAAGAAAATCGCTCTTAATGAAATATATCGGGTGCTCCGGCCAGGAGGCACGGTTGGCATGACAACACTTGACAGAAACAGCCCCAACACGATGAAGGCACTTGTAGACCCCATTCTCGCAAAATATGGCATCGAAAAGCGCCATGAATGGCACAGGGGTATTTAG
- a CDS encoding type II toxin-antitoxin system HicA family toxin yields MSGLPVISGMQAIKAFSKAGWLPHRQVGSHVVLRKEGSKVTLTVPKHKELKPGLLRNLIKVSGLTVEEFEALLK; encoded by the coding sequence ATGTCTGGACTTCCTGTAATTTCCGGAATGCAGGCAATTAAAGCTTTTTCTAAAGCTGGCTGGCTCCCTCACCGGCAGGTAGGAAGTCATGTTGTCCTGAGAAAAGAAGGCTCTAAAGTTACGCTGACAGTTCCGAAGCACAAAGAACTGAAACCGGGTCTTTTGAGAAATTTGATAAAAGTTTCAGGACTGACAGTGGAAGAATTTGAAGCTCTTTTGAAGTAA
- a CDS encoding type II toxin-antitoxin system HicB family antitoxin → MRFKIILEEDEEVGGFIASFPALTGCFSQGDTVEEAIENIKEAIQACLESLAEDELQECIGKSSCRVVDVVA, encoded by the coding sequence ATGCGGTTCAAAATTATCCTTGAGGAAGATGAAGAAGTGGGAGGATTTATTGCCAGTTTCCCGGCCTTAACAGGCTGTTTTTCGCAGGGAGACACGGTGGAAGAAGCTATTGAAAATATTAAAGAAGCGATTCAAGCTTGCTTGGAATCTCTGGCAGAAGACGAACTGCAGGAATGTATTGGGAAGTCCTCCTGCAGAGTAGTTGATGTGGTTGCTTAA
- a CDS encoding CxxC-x17-CxxC domain-containing protein: MAFNDRNMFRGNSNFGAPKEMYKATCSDCGVETEVPFKPDPERPVYCRECLPNHRKPRESRRY, from the coding sequence ATGGCTTTTAACGACAGAAATATGTTCAGAGGAAATTCTAATTTCGGCGCTCCTAAAGAAATGTACAAGGCAACCTGTTCTGATTGCGGTGTTGAAACCGAAGTGCCTTTCAAACCTGACCCAGAAAGACCCGTTTACTGCAGAGAGTGTCTTCCTAACCACAGGAAACCCAGAGAAAGCCGCAGATACTAA
- a CDS encoding P-II family nitrogen regulator, whose product MIKMKYIIAMIRPEKLDSVKKEIQKIGAHGLTVSSISGYGAQGGHLNVDRTKTEKYEANLLDKVKIEIAVKDEFLQTTVEAIERGSKDVDGYIGSGKIFVLPLENVMRIRTKETGNDAL is encoded by the coding sequence ATGATAAAAATGAAATATATAATCGCGATGATAAGACCAGAAAAGCTTGACAGTGTCAAAAAAGAGATCCAGAAAATTGGAGCACACGGGCTGACAGTATCATCTATTTCTGGATATGGTGCCCAAGGAGGACATCTGAATGTTGATAGAACTAAAACTGAAAAATACGAAGCAAACCTGCTTGATAAAGTAAAGATTGAAATTGCGGTGAAAGATGAGTTTCTACAAACTACAGTTGAAGCAATCGAAAGAGGATCAAAAGATGTAGACGGCTATATAGGAAGCGGCAAGATATTTGTGCTACCACTGGAGAATGTAATGAGAATCCGCACGAAAGAAACTGGAAACGACGCTCTTTGA
- a CDS encoding undecaprenyl diphosphate synthase family protein translates to MGDFLDIPKFKRLPRHVAIIPDGNRRWAMARGLEKHEGYDNGVIPGLKVYDICVKIGIDEVTFFGFTQDNTKRPQIQRKAFVDACIKSVQEISKRDAEILVVGNTDSTIFPKELLAYTKRTKVGKGKIKINFLINYGWYWDLAYAFDNSSDSKKIVENIASAEIPRIDLLIRWGGRRRLSGMLPVQTVYSDIYVVDEMWPDFKPEHLFNALEFYQEQDITLGG, encoded by the coding sequence ATGGGGGATTTTCTGGATATACCAAAATTCAAAAGATTGCCAAGACATGTTGCTATAATACCAGATGGTAACAGAAGATGGGCAATGGCTAGAGGCTTAGAAAAGCATGAAGGATATGATAATGGAGTAATTCCAGGCCTGAAAGTATATGATATATGCGTAAAGATAGGAATAGACGAAGTTACTTTTTTTGGATTTACCCAAGATAACACAAAAAGGCCTCAAATTCAAAGAAAGGCATTTGTAGATGCCTGTATAAAATCAGTTCAAGAAATATCTAAACGTGATGCTGAAATACTTGTAGTAGGGAATACTGACTCTACCATATTTCCCAAAGAGTTACTTGCATATACAAAGAGAACAAAAGTTGGAAAAGGCAAAATAAAGATAAATTTTTTGATAAATTATGGTTGGTATTGGGATTTAGCATATGCGTTTGATAACTCCTCAGATAGTAAGAAAATTGTAGAAAACATTGCATCAGCAGAAATTCCAAGAATAGATTTACTTATTCGCTGGGGAGGAAGGCGCAGACTCAGTGGAATGCTTCCAGTTCAAACGGTGTATTCAGACATATATGTAGTCGATGAAATGTGGCCAGATTTTAAGCCAGAACACTTATTTAATGCACTAGAATTTTATCAAGAACAGGATATTACATTGGGTGGGTAA
- a CDS encoding superoxide dismutase family protein, with product MKSGFVLLMIISAVLMFATTGYAHESATYSATAIMKDVKGNTVGLATFTEEANGPVHINVNVRGLKLGLHGIHIHNTGKCIGPSFTSAGEHYNPLGKEHGLNNPKGPHAGDLPNLKVGKDGTGHMSVTTDRVTLSPGPTTLFTANGTSLVIHADPDDQMTNPTGNSGARIVCGVIEKK from the coding sequence ATGAAATCTGGATTTGTATTACTAATGATTATCTCGGCGGTGCTGATGTTTGCAACTACGGGCTATGCTCATGAAAGTGCTACATATAGTGCCACAGCTATCATGAAGGACGTGAAAGGAAATACTGTAGGGCTGGCTACCTTTACCGAGGAAGCCAATGGCCCAGTTCATATCAACGTCAACGTGAGAGGCCTGAAGCTGGGTCTGCACGGCATCCATATCCACAATACAGGGAAATGCATTGGTCCGTCGTTCACATCTGCCGGTGAACACTACAATCCTCTGGGCAAAGAGCATGGCCTCAACAACCCGAAAGGCCCACATGCTGGTGATCTACCCAACCTCAAAGTGGGCAAGGATGGCACGGGACATATGAGTGTCACCACCGACCGTGTGACGCTGTCACCCGGACCTACCACGTTATTCACAGCCAACGGCACTTCACTGGTCATCCATGCTGACCCTGACGACCAGATGACCAATCCTACCGGCAATAGTGGCGCACGGATTGTCTGTGGTGTAATCGAGAAAAAATAA
- a CDS encoding NAD(P)-dependent alcohol dehydrogenase — protein sequence MKGFAMLEIGKVGWIDTERPSAGPYDAIVRPIAVAPCTSDVHTVWEGALGNRKNMILGHEAVGVIEETGSEVKDFKPGDKVIVPAITPDWRSIEAQDGMPMHSNGMLSGWKFSNFKSGVFAEFFHVNDADMNLALLPKGMPLEQAVMLSDMATTGIQGAEMAKIKMGSTVAVIGIGPVGLMAVAGATILGAGRLIAVGSRKVCVDLALEYGASEIVDYRKGGLVEQILEKTNGKGVDSVIIAGGNENTISDAVKIVKPGGTVSNVNYYGTGDILPIPRIEWGSGMSQKDIRGGLTTGGRLRMERMADLCTYGRIKPEKMATHVFKGFDKMEEALMLMKEKPRDLIKPVVLLD from the coding sequence ATGAAAGGATTTGCAATGCTTGAAATTGGAAAAGTAGGCTGGATTGATACTGAAAGACCTTCAGCAGGACCATATGATGCAATCGTAAGGCCCATTGCTGTCGCACCTTGTACATCAGATGTTCATACTGTCTGGGAAGGTGCGCTTGGAAACCGCAAAAACATGATTTTAGGACACGAAGCTGTAGGTGTTATAGAAGAAACCGGCTCAGAGGTCAAAGACTTCAAACCAGGAGATAAAGTAATTGTTCCTGCAATTACACCTGACTGGCGATCCATAGAGGCACAGGACGGAATGCCTATGCATTCAAATGGAATGCTTTCTGGATGGAAATTTTCAAACTTCAAAAGTGGAGTCTTTGCAGAATTTTTCCATGTAAATGATGCAGACATGAATTTAGCTCTACTTCCAAAAGGAATGCCCCTCGAACAAGCTGTCATGCTATCAGATATGGCAACTACTGGAATACAGGGTGCAGAAATGGCAAAAATTAAAATGGGCTCTACGGTTGCAGTCATAGGGATTGGTCCTGTTGGCCTGATGGCGGTGGCAGGTGCAACTATTCTTGGTGCAGGCAGGCTCATTGCAGTGGGAAGTCGGAAAGTCTGTGTTGATCTTGCTCTGGAATACGGAGCATCTGAAATTGTTGATTACAGAAAAGGTGGACTTGTTGAACAGATTCTTGAAAAGACGAATGGAAAAGGTGTGGACTCTGTAATCATAGCAGGAGGAAATGAAAATACAATTTCAGATGCAGTCAAAATTGTAAAACCTGGCGGCACGGTATCAAACGTCAACTACTACGGAACCGGAGACATACTTCCTATTCCACGTATTGAATGGGGATCGGGTATGTCTCAAAAAGATATACGTGGCGGCCTGACAACCGGAGGTCGTCTGAGAATGGAAAGAATGGCAGACCTCTGTACCTACGGAAGAATAAAACCAGAAAAAATGGCCACTCATGTATTCAAAGGATTCGACAAAATGGAAGAGGCTCTCATGCTCATGAAAGAAAAACCAAGAGATCTGATCAAACCTGTTGTTCTTCTGGATTAA
- a CDS encoding DUF378 domain-containing protein has protein sequence MSKMHRMLVDNTLYIPAKLLTIIGALNWGLVGLLNFNLVAAIFGKKSILSRLVYILVGLAGVYLVIKYKATYLAKREAKTGKRQYSGKQYSWSGIQ, from the coding sequence ATGAGTAAAATGCATAGAATGCTTGTGGATAATACTCTATATATTCCGGCTAAGCTGCTAACGATAATCGGGGCTCTTAACTGGGGTCTTGTAGGGCTCCTGAACTTTAATCTGGTAGCGGCTATATTTGGAAAAAAATCCATACTCTCGCGGCTGGTCTACATTCTTGTGGGCCTGGCTGGTGTTTACTTAGTGATTAAATACAAGGCAACGTATTTAGCAAAGCGTGAGGCTAAAACGGGTAAGCGCCAATATAGTGGTAAGCAATACAGTTGGAGCGGCATTCAATAA